The following are encoded together in the Phaeobacter porticola genome:
- a CDS encoding acyl-CoA dehydrogenase family protein — MHLEWTPEQRQTRTAFAAIGKMADRDELRLGRRAFDQQTWDRLSAAGLWRMIVPREFGGDGRDWWGFTAALEGLAATLRTPGLLLSVIAQAGMVRALDLYGSDSQKREYLGRILNGELSATAIADPDTGTDVRATSSLLTPGPNETFRLNGVKYNIAHAPVASFILVVCKLSDHGREGISLVLLDADSPGLTIGAQDRKLGNLDLPTGQMRFDDVPLHYGHLLGEPGAGLRNLVNIVSMGRLYYGLVAAWLIEPMLAEAFDFSQKRTTFDVPIIEHQYIQKKLTDIRIGAESAKWVSYAALHQLLCGAPEAAMTCSISKLTGAATIVEGAMDLMKLYGSKGYHEGEITTFLRDALAFCSVGGTEEMHRRNIFGQMTRLHAKSKKTASPAIQKDLQPA; from the coding sequence ATGCATTTGGAATGGACCCCGGAGCAGCGGCAAACCCGCACCGCCTTTGCCGCTATCGGCAAAATGGCTGATCGGGATGAACTGCGGCTGGGCCGCCGCGCCTTTGACCAGCAGACCTGGGATCGCCTCAGCGCTGCCGGTTTATGGCGTATGATTGTACCGCGCGAATTTGGGGGCGACGGGCGCGACTGGTGGGGATTTACAGCTGCGCTCGAAGGCCTCGCCGCGACTTTGCGGACTCCTGGGCTGTTGCTCTCAGTGATTGCTCAGGCCGGTATGGTCCGCGCGTTGGATCTCTATGGCAGTGATAGCCAAAAACGCGAATACTTGGGCCGCATCCTCAATGGCGAGCTGAGCGCCACCGCCATTGCCGACCCTGACACTGGGACAGACGTTCGTGCCACATCCTCCCTGCTGACACCTGGCCCGAACGAAACCTTCCGCTTGAATGGCGTGAAATACAATATCGCTCACGCACCAGTTGCCAGCTTCATTCTGGTGGTCTGCAAACTGAGTGATCACGGGCGCGAGGGGATTTCATTGGTTCTTCTTGATGCCGATAGTCCCGGTTTGACTATTGGCGCCCAAGATCGCAAGTTGGGCAATCTTGACCTGCCAACTGGGCAGATGCGTTTTGACGATGTGCCCTTGCACTACGGGCATTTGCTAGGTGAACCCGGCGCAGGTCTGCGCAACCTCGTCAATATCGTTTCCATGGGTCGGCTGTACTATGGGCTGGTGGCCGCCTGGTTGATTGAACCTATGTTGGCAGAGGCTTTTGACTTCTCCCAAAAACGTACAACCTTTGATGTGCCAATCATCGAACATCAGTACATTCAGAAGAAATTGACCGACATTCGCATCGGCGCGGAGAGTGCGAAATGGGTGTCCTATGCCGCCCTGCATCAACTGCTCTGCGGCGCGCCAGAGGCTGCGATGACCTGTTCCATCTCTAAACTCACCGGAGCCGCAACCATTGTCGAAGGCGCGATGGACCTGATGAAGCTCTATGGCAGCAAAGGGTACCATGAGGGAGAAATCACGACTTTTCTGCGCGATGCCCTGGCATTCTGCAGCGTCGGTGGGACCGAAGAAATGCATCGCCGCAACATCTTTGGCCAAATGACACGGCTGCACGCCAAGTCCAAAAAAACAGCGAGCCCAGCCATTCAAAAGGATTTGCAGCCCGCTTAG
- a CDS encoding acyl-CoA thioesterase codes for MSNKAFETNIEIRYRDTDSMGHVSSPVYYDYMQSAYLEYMHDLLELPKSEKLPHIMVKTSCDYVSQALYGDNLVVCSRVVSFGGKSFEMEHVMHIDDADRRIVANAKSVHVMFDYDKQATYPVPDSFKEAIATYQETA; via the coding sequence ATGTCCAACAAAGCCTTTGAGACCAACATCGAAATCCGCTACCGCGATACCGATTCCATGGGCCACGTCAGCAGCCCAGTGTACTACGACTACATGCAGTCGGCTTATCTTGAATACATGCATGACTTACTGGAGCTGCCCAAGTCTGAGAAGCTGCCCCATATCATGGTCAAGACATCGTGTGACTATGTCTCACAGGCGCTCTATGGCGACAATCTGGTCGTGTGCAGCCGTGTTGTTAGTTTCGGTGGCAAGAGCTTTGAGATGGAGCACGTGATGCATATCGATGATGCCGACCGCCGCATCGTTGCAAATGCCAAGTCGGTGCATGTGATGTTCGACTACGACAAACAGGCCACCTACCCGGTGCCGGACTCTTTCAAAGAAGCCATCGCCACCTACCAGGAAACTGCCTGA
- a CDS encoding LysR family transcriptional regulator: MDIIWLRDFEALTTHKNFSRAAEERNVSQPAFSRRIRALEDEVGVKLINRQTFPLSLTPAGDVFLSQAKIILRTYSETLERCQTIDAAGENVIRFASSQSLYMTHFRDHIEPLMAAGGLDVDLNSTSWAADQFVTALQQRYCDVILTYWHPAMDFLSPLEVSKCDHLTLSEDEFVPVSKTDANGAPLFDLRRDPKRQVPLLSYGSASALRSVLDHTLRQQISPPNLLVVNQNSLANSVKAMILEGFGLGWLPRKLCEAELADGRLTIAGGDAFVTRLSVRLYRETENTKPTLNNLWRKMSNGAIVID; this comes from the coding sequence TTGGATATTATCTGGCTCAGAGACTTCGAGGCGCTCACGACGCACAAGAACTTTTCACGTGCAGCGGAAGAGCGAAACGTCAGTCAACCTGCATTTTCAAGGCGCATTCGCGCCTTGGAAGATGAGGTAGGTGTGAAGTTGATAAACCGACAGACATTTCCTCTGTCCTTAACACCTGCGGGTGACGTGTTCCTCTCGCAAGCAAAGATCATCTTGCGGACGTATTCAGAAACACTAGAACGCTGCCAAACCATTGATGCCGCCGGCGAGAACGTCATTCGTTTTGCGTCATCTCAGTCGTTGTACATGACCCACTTCCGCGACCATATCGAACCCCTGATGGCGGCAGGCGGGCTCGATGTTGATCTGAACTCAACCAGCTGGGCGGCGGACCAATTCGTCACCGCCTTGCAGCAGCGATATTGTGATGTAATTCTTACCTACTGGCATCCTGCGATGGATTTCTTATCACCACTTGAGGTGAGCAAATGCGACCATCTCACCCTCTCCGAGGATGAGTTTGTTCCTGTGTCAAAGACCGATGCGAATGGCGCTCCACTGTTTGATTTGCGCCGTGATCCGAAGCGGCAGGTGCCGCTGCTGTCCTATGGCAGTGCCTCAGCCCTGAGATCTGTATTGGATCACACATTGCGCCAGCAGATCTCGCCGCCCAACCTATTGGTCGTGAACCAGAATTCTCTCGCAAATTCAGTCAAAGCCATGATTTTGGAAGGATTCGGACTTGGTTGGTTGCCGCGCAAACTATGTGAGGCGGAGCTGGCCGACGGTCGTCTAACGATTGCCGGTGGGGATGCCTTTGTAACCCGGCTTTCGGTACGTCTCTATCGCGAGACCGAAAACACAAAACCCACATTGAATAATCTGTGGCGCAAGATGAGCAACGGCGCGATTGTCATCGACTGA
- a CDS encoding ABC transporter permease — translation MNSLSTNQVTPSRLNRLWNSNMGYSFRRNPVAMVSFAVFLIITIASLLAPFLAPFDPYDPSQIDIMNSEYPPTWIDGADPQFIFGTDDQGRDLWSTILYGTRLSLLIGLCAVALQAFLGISIGLIAGYVGGRIDSLLMRFADIQLSFSTLMVAIIFLAVTQAIFGSETFNQYAVYFLIAVIGVAEWPQYARTVRATVLAEKKKEYIDSARVLGFGPIRIMVRHILPNSLSPIFVISTVQVANAIISEASLSFLGLGMPPSQPSLGSLISSGFDYIFSGSWWITAIPGVVLVLLVLVINLLGDWMRDVLNPKLYKG, via the coding sequence ATGAACAGTCTCAGCACAAACCAAGTCACGCCCTCGCGGCTCAACCGCCTGTGGAATTCCAACATGGGCTACAGCTTCCGTCGCAATCCCGTTGCCATGGTGTCCTTTGCGGTGTTTTTGATCATTACGATTGCCTCCCTTCTGGCACCGTTTCTAGCACCGTTTGATCCCTATGATCCGTCGCAGATAGACATCATGAACAGCGAGTACCCGCCGACATGGATTGATGGCGCGGACCCGCAGTTTATCTTCGGAACTGACGATCAGGGCCGGGATCTTTGGTCCACCATTCTCTATGGCACCCGGTTGTCGCTGCTGATTGGCCTCTGTGCCGTTGCGCTCCAAGCTTTCCTAGGGATCTCCATTGGCCTGATTGCCGGCTATGTCGGAGGTCGGATTGATAGTCTTCTGATGCGTTTTGCTGATATTCAGTTGTCGTTCTCCACCCTGATGGTGGCGATCATCTTCCTGGCCGTGACACAGGCGATATTTGGCAGCGAGACCTTCAACCAATACGCAGTCTACTTTCTGATCGCGGTCATTGGTGTCGCGGAATGGCCGCAGTACGCCCGTACCGTTCGGGCAACTGTGCTGGCCGAAAAGAAGAAAGAATATATCGACAGCGCGCGTGTTTTGGGCTTTGGCCCGATACGCATTATGGTGCGGCATATCCTGCCCAACTCCCTGTCGCCGATTTTTGTGATTTCTACCGTGCAGGTCGCCAATGCCATCATTTCTGAGGCGTCGCTCAGCTTTCTTGGTCTGGGCATGCCGCCCAGCCAGCCCTCTCTGGGATCGCTGATCTCCTCGGGCTTTGATTACATCTTCTCGGGCAGCTGGTGGATCACGGCCATCCCCGGCGTGGTTCTGGTACTGCTTGTTCTGGTTATCAACCTTCTGGGTGACTGGATGCGCGACGTGTTGAACCCAAAACTCTACAAAGGATAA
- a CDS encoding prephenate dehydratase — protein MDVQFETNSDVGYIPDAETFAWVKQVHTLGPTGTNCERAALSWALRRCQNASVKLHRTMEQAADSVACQDGAVLVGVVAYPHLHSIIYAHIQKMKLLDVFIMNTDNMVLASRTGAEPLTCATHPAPEKLLPTKVERRFVSSNVVAARDCAEGHADGCITTLCAAEKFGLPILRKFGPVPMGFTIHGPLEKRACQDCTQHA, from the coding sequence ATGGACGTTCAATTCGAAACTAATAGCGACGTTGGCTATATTCCAGATGCCGAAACGTTCGCCTGGGTAAAACAGGTTCACACGCTGGGCCCGACTGGTACCAATTGCGAGCGGGCGGCATTGTCTTGGGCCTTGCGGCGATGCCAGAATGCCTCTGTCAAATTACACCGGACGATGGAGCAGGCTGCAGATAGCGTCGCATGCCAAGACGGTGCTGTGCTGGTCGGGGTTGTTGCCTACCCCCATCTACATTCAATCATTTACGCGCATATCCAAAAGATGAAGCTGTTGGATGTGTTCATCATGAATACCGACAACATGGTGCTGGCATCCCGAACCGGCGCAGAGCCACTGACTTGCGCCACACATCCCGCCCCGGAAAAACTGCTCCCCACAAAGGTCGAGCGGCGCTTTGTTTCCAGCAACGTGGTCGCTGCCCGCGACTGTGCCGAGGGGCATGCCGATGGCTGTATCACAACGCTTTGCGCCGCTGAGAAATTCGGCCTGCCGATCCTGCGCAAGTTTGGCCCCGTTCCGATGGGGTTCACCATCCATGGCCCGTTGGAAAAACGGGCCTGCCAGGACTGCACGCAGCACGCCTGA
- a CDS encoding ABC transporter permease, which produces MLAYLVKRVFQAIAVMFAISVIGFAIQDNLGDPLRELVGQSVSEEVRQQLRDELGLNDSFLTQYVRFLGNALQGDLGTSYFFKEPALDVILKKLPATLELVAGATLIIVGFSVPLGVYTAIKPNSILSRLIMGLSIVGISIPVFLTAILMIFVFSVEFGWFPSYGRGDVVHVFGYWDTNFATVDGWSHILLPSIALASIMLPLFVRLIRAEMMEVLQSEYVKYARAKGIHPFRIYFVHALKNTLLPVITVGGVQIGTMVAYTILTETVFQWPGMGFMFLEAVNRVDTPLIVAYLIVVGFIFVVTNTIVDLIYGLVNPTVNLARMGA; this is translated from the coding sequence ATGCTCGCTTACCTCGTGAAACGTGTGTTTCAGGCTATCGCGGTGATGTTCGCCATCTCGGTGATCGGCTTCGCTATTCAGGACAATCTCGGCGATCCGCTACGCGAACTGGTCGGCCAATCCGTCTCGGAAGAGGTCCGTCAGCAGCTGCGCGACGAACTTGGCCTGAACGACAGTTTTTTAACCCAGTATGTCCGCTTTCTGGGCAACGCCTTACAGGGCGATCTTGGCACCAGCTATTTCTTTAAGGAACCCGCGCTGGACGTGATCTTGAAAAAGCTACCCGCAACGCTGGAGCTGGTCGCGGGTGCGACATTGATCATTGTCGGATTCTCAGTGCCACTTGGGGTTTACACGGCCATTAAGCCCAACTCCATCCTGAGCCGCCTGATCATGGGCCTGTCGATTGTTGGCATCTCGATCCCGGTGTTCCTGACCGCCATCCTGATGATCTTTGTCTTCTCCGTCGAGTTTGGATGGTTCCCATCTTATGGACGTGGGGATGTTGTGCATGTCTTTGGTTATTGGGATACCAATTTTGCAACTGTCGATGGCTGGTCTCATATTCTGCTGCCCTCCATCGCGCTTGCCTCGATCATGTTGCCGCTGTTCGTGCGTTTGATCCGCGCAGAGATGATGGAAGTGCTACAAAGCGAATACGTCAAATATGCGCGTGCAAAAGGCATCCACCCGTTCCGTATCTATTTTGTCCATGCCCTGAAAAATACGCTACTGCCGGTAATTACCGTGGGGGGTGTGCAGATCGGCACCATGGTGGCCTACACCATTCTGACCGAAACCGTGTTTCAGTGGCCCGGCATGGGGTTCATGTTTCTAGAGGCCGTAAATCGCGTCGATACCCCGCTGATCGTTGCTTATCTCATCGTTGTCGGCTTCATCTTTGTGGTCACCAACACAATTGTTGACCTGATCTACGGGCTCGTCAATCCAACTGTTAATCTGGCGAGGATGGGCGCATGA
- a CDS encoding glutathione S-transferase family protein, which translates to MTRKLYSLCGEDGIRHYSPHVWKIIMALEHKGLEYSLTPVSFEDISEIEDGSYSSVPVLRDGETVLGESYDIARYLDETYPEAPALFDGKGAMALTRFVESYCKTVLHPSLATIAVMDMHNLMSPDDQVYFRTARERRFGMSLEEMAKGADRERAALPDKLAPIRDLLTHQAWVSGATPAYADYTLFGTLQWCNVCSPNTLFTKDDTVSSWFDRCLDLYDGVGRNPARSS; encoded by the coding sequence ATGACGCGTAAACTCTACAGTCTCTGCGGCGAGGATGGGATACGTCACTATTCGCCACATGTCTGGAAGATAATTATGGCTTTGGAGCATAAGGGTTTAGAATACTCTCTTACTCCAGTTTCATTTGAGGATATTTCTGAAATTGAGGACGGATCGTACAGCAGTGTTCCTGTTCTACGTGACGGGGAAACCGTCCTTGGTGAGAGCTATGATATAGCGCGCTACCTTGACGAGACCTATCCAGAGGCTCCAGCTCTATTCGATGGCAAAGGCGCGATGGCGCTAACACGATTTGTCGAAAGCTACTGTAAGACCGTTCTTCACCCCAGCCTTGCGACCATTGCGGTGATGGATATGCACAACCTTATGTCGCCCGATGACCAAGTCTATTTCAGGACTGCCCGCGAACGCCGATTTGGGATGTCGTTAGAGGAAATGGCCAAAGGTGCCGACCGAGAACGCGCCGCGCTGCCTGACAAATTGGCCCCTATTCGCGACCTTCTAACCCATCAGGCGTGGGTGTCAGGTGCAACCCCCGCCTATGCCGACTACACGCTGTTTGGGACGCTACAGTGGTGCAATGTGTGCTCCCCTAACACTCTATTTACTAAAGACGATACTGTTTCGTCTTGGTTTGATCGCTGCCTCGATCTCTACGACGGAGTTGGGCGTAATCCTGCCCGCTCCAGCTGA
- a CDS encoding gamma-glutamylcyclotransferase, producing the protein MSNTLWVFAYGSLIWDPGFSPAEQLPARLTGYQRRFCLNSLRYRGTFSQPGLVLALDAAKDATCNGVALAIPEGQETEVLKYLRARELFNPAYREITTPLTLADGREIEGLTYVVNRDHEQYDNHSLSRQAEIIAHAAGERGPNCDYLWNTADHLRALGIADENLDWLSDQVRTLQTDQAMDMSAGDGLSRS; encoded by the coding sequence ATGTCCAACACGCTTTGGGTTTTCGCCTATGGATCGCTGATCTGGGATCCTGGGTTTAGCCCCGCAGAACAGCTGCCTGCACGGCTCACCGGTTACCAACGTCGGTTCTGTCTGAACTCCCTGCGCTATCGCGGCACGTTCTCCCAACCGGGACTGGTGTTGGCCCTTGATGCCGCTAAGGATGCCACCTGCAACGGGGTCGCTTTGGCGATACCAGAAGGTCAAGAGACCGAAGTTCTCAAATATCTGCGCGCCCGTGAGCTGTTCAATCCGGCCTACCGCGAAATCACCACACCATTGACGCTCGCAGACGGTCGCGAGATCGAAGGGCTCACCTATGTGGTCAACCGCGACCACGAACAATACGACAATCACAGTTTGTCTCGGCAAGCCGAGATCATCGCCCATGCCGCTGGTGAACGTGGTCCAAATTGCGACTATCTCTGGAACACAGCCGACCACCTGCGCGCACTCGGCATTGCTGATGAAAACCTCGATTGGCTATCGGACCAAGTGCGCACGCTCCAGACAGATCAGGCTATGGACATGTCCGCAGGCGACGGGCTCAGCCGCAGCTGA
- a CDS encoding ABC transporter ATP-binding protein, with product MSTQTQATNPLLELKGLEKRFDLDQGFLETVKLRGGRITREKRAVHAVNNVSLSVDRGEALCIVGESGCGKSTVARLVAGLLTPSGGEINYDGERIDNRSRAAMLPLRKKMQMIFQNPYASLNPRMTIQQALEEPVRHHNPRMSRGEVRDKVAEVMQSVGVDPSWSSRYPHEFSGGQRQRIAIARALTVDPEFIIADEPISALDVSIQAQVLNLMLEAKDQRGLTYFFITHDLSVVEHFGTRVAVLYLGTLCELADTRTLFENPKHPYTRALLSAVPKLNDDGPGHIRLQGEIPTPINLPLGCPFQSRCAFANARCREVRPRPLQQADGSTVACHAVEENRLDG from the coding sequence ATGAGCACGCAGACACAAGCCACCAACCCCCTGCTCGAGCTGAAGGGCCTGGAAAAACGCTTTGACCTTGATCAGGGATTTCTTGAAACTGTGAAACTGCGCGGTGGCCGTATTACCCGCGAGAAGCGTGCAGTACATGCGGTCAACAATGTCTCGCTTAGCGTGGATCGCGGCGAGGCGCTTTGCATTGTTGGGGAATCCGGCTGCGGTAAGTCTACCGTTGCGCGGCTTGTCGCGGGTCTGCTGACGCCAAGCGGCGGCGAAATCAACTACGACGGTGAGCGGATCGATAACCGGTCGCGCGCAGCCATGCTGCCGCTGCGTAAAAAGATGCAGATGATCTTCCAGAACCCCTATGCCTCGCTTAACCCACGCATGACCATCCAGCAGGCGCTCGAAGAGCCCGTTCGGCATCACAATCCACGGATGTCGCGCGGGGAAGTTCGTGATAAAGTCGCCGAGGTCATGCAGTCGGTCGGGGTCGATCCCAGCTGGTCAAGCCGCTACCCGCATGAGTTCTCGGGTGGTCAGCGTCAGCGTATCGCCATTGCGCGTGCTCTGACCGTGGATCCCGAGTTCATTATCGCTGATGAACCCATATCGGCATTGGATGTTTCAATCCAGGCACAGGTATTGAACCTGATGTTGGAAGCCAAAGACCAGCGCGGCCTGACCTATTTTTTCATCACCCACGACCTGAGCGTGGTAGAGCATTTCGGTACCCGTGTAGCCGTTCTTTATCTTGGGACGCTCTGCGAACTGGCTGATACCAGAACCCTTTTTGAAAACCCCAAACACCCCTACACCAGAGCGCTTTTGTCGGCGGTGCCTAAACTAAACGACGATGGGCCAGGGCATATCAGGCTACAGGGCGAAATCCCGACCCCAATCAACCTACCCCTAGGTTGCCCCTTTCAAAGCCGCTGCGCATTTGCGAATGCTAGGTGTCGCGAGGTACGACCCCGCCCGCTCCAACAAGCAGATGGAAGCACGGTGGCCTGTCATGCGGTGGAAGAAAACAGACTGGACGGCTGA
- a CDS encoding ABC transporter ATP-binding protein, which translates to MSLLSVRDLTVKFAMRDHTVTALNQISFDLGKGERLGIVGESGAGKSITGFSLMNLLSRPGYIDSGQILFGGKDIVTLSDAEMRKIRGNRMAMIFQDPMVTLNPVLTIGQQMVETLKAHRSLSKAEAEQIAILKLREVYIPSPEERLNQYPHELSGGMRQRIIIAMALLLDPELIIADEPTTALDVTIQADIMELLLELCQSNKVGLILITHDLGVVSQMTERTLVMYAGRLIEAGPTREIINDPQHPYTQGLINALPQQTLPGQRLKQIPGNMPGLTAIPVGCPFSPRCEYAIDHCRKVLPETVRYGQVEVACHEVNRLQNANLEEASA; encoded by the coding sequence ATGTCGTTGCTTTCCGTACGCGACCTAACGGTCAAATTCGCGATGCGTGATCACACCGTCACGGCATTGAACCAAATTTCCTTTGACCTCGGCAAAGGCGAGCGTCTGGGCATTGTTGGCGAGTCTGGCGCGGGCAAGTCGATCACCGGCTTTTCGCTGATGAACCTGCTCAGCCGCCCCGGCTATATTGACAGCGGTCAGATCCTCTTTGGTGGAAAGGATATTGTCACGCTATCTGACGCCGAGATGCGCAAGATCCGCGGCAATCGCATGGCGATGATCTTTCAGGATCCGATGGTCACGCTGAACCCGGTTTTAACCATTGGCCAGCAGATGGTTGAGACACTTAAGGCGCACCGTTCGCTGAGCAAAGCCGAGGCAGAGCAGATCGCGATCCTGAAGCTGCGCGAGGTCTATATCCCCTCGCCGGAGGAACGTCTAAACCAGTATCCGCACGAGTTGTCGGGCGGTATGCGGCAGCGGATCATCATTGCGATGGCGCTTCTGTTGGACCCTGAACTGATCATCGCGGATGAACCGACAACAGCTCTGGATGTGACTATCCAGGCTGACATCATGGAGCTGTTGTTGGAGCTGTGCCAATCCAACAAGGTTGGCCTGATCCTGATCACCCACGATCTTGGCGTTGTTAGCCAGATGACTGAGCGAACATTGGTGATGTATGCCGGCCGCCTGATCGAGGCCGGTCCAACCCGTGAGATCATCAACGATCCACAGCATCCCTATACCCAAGGGCTGATCAATGCGCTGCCGCAACAGACGCTGCCGGGTCAGCGGCTGAAGCAGATCCCCGGAAACATGCCCGGTCTTACCGCAATTCCTGTTGGCTGCCCGTTCAGTCCCCGCTGCGAATACGCCATTGATCACTGCCGTAAGGTGCTGCCAGAGACTGTGCGCTACGGTCAGGTTGAAGTGGCCTGCCACGAGGTCAATCGCCTGCAGAACGCCAATCTTGAGGAGGCGAGCGCATGA
- a CDS encoding M23 family metallopeptidase, producing MTQHATTLTLVAATAIALFCITPANADERFSPPGDLVKDTGVGLSISAILYPDMRFPLESGPAYANSHVYAPGGFKGGGGSQCDTVNYNYPWRDNFCELRRSDLPVCASGGHQGQDIRPATCKADTHWAVAVEDGVIAHVGRFALTLQTPSGTLYRYVHMNMEDLAVTPLDKVSKGDRLGKVSNSWVSELPIHLHFDVKETVQIGQETRSVFVPPYSSLMASYRQLTD from the coding sequence ATGACGCAACACGCCACCACGTTGACCCTAGTTGCGGCCACTGCCATCGCGCTTTTTTGCATCACTCCGGCGAATGCGGACGAGCGTTTTAGCCCCCCCGGTGATCTGGTCAAAGACACCGGCGTGGGCTTGTCTATCAGTGCTATACTCTATCCCGATATGCGCTTTCCTCTCGAAAGCGGGCCGGCCTATGCCAACTCCCATGTCTACGCACCGGGAGGGTTCAAAGGCGGCGGCGGCAGTCAATGTGACACGGTCAACTACAATTATCCTTGGCGCGACAATTTCTGCGAACTACGTCGTTCTGATCTACCCGTATGTGCGTCGGGCGGTCATCAAGGCCAAGACATCCGACCTGCAACCTGCAAGGCTGATACACATTGGGCGGTCGCGGTCGAGGACGGCGTCATTGCACATGTTGGTCGCTTTGCGTTAACTTTGCAGACGCCTTCGGGCACGCTTTATCGCTATGTTCACATGAACATGGAAGATCTCGCTGTTACACCGCTTGACAAAGTATCCAAAGGTGATCGCCTGGGGAAAGTTTCCAATAGCTGGGTCTCTGAGTTGCCAATCCACTTGCACTTTGATGTCAAGGAAACCGTCCAGATCGGACAGGAGACGCGTTCAGTCTTTGTACCCCCTTACAGCAGTTTGATGGCCTCCTATCGCCAGCTGACGGACTGA
- a CDS encoding LysR family transcriptional regulator, producing MDISQLKTFVTVAREGSITRASELLFRSQPAVSAHIKTMEDTLGLTLFQRTPRGMSVTGDGQRLLIEARQLLDNHQKFLEEASRLRGRLAGQLRVGAGRNLGSTEVSRLLASLSKNFPDLEVALQHGTSSSVLEDIRSGRLDAGFFIDPDEAHTDLATLEISHFSVYLAAAPDLVPEGPELNWAKLEQLPWIYPTYSSCCGRIAERLFKENNIKPARIINVDDETITRTLIASGAGIGLVHMSSAGDDPVGGDISLLREVRKSTRVLFAHLVTRSKDPIISAVRELLDSDMTAVPA from the coding sequence ATGGACATCAGTCAACTCAAGACCTTTGTCACCGTGGCAAGAGAAGGCAGCATCACACGCGCATCGGAACTGTTGTTCCGCAGTCAACCTGCTGTCAGCGCACATATCAAGACGATGGAAGACACACTGGGTCTTACGCTATTTCAGCGCACACCGCGGGGTATGAGCGTAACAGGAGACGGCCAACGACTGCTTATCGAGGCACGGCAACTCTTGGACAACCATCAGAAATTTCTGGAAGAAGCCTCTCGCTTGCGCGGGCGACTGGCAGGTCAATTGCGTGTTGGTGCAGGGCGAAATCTCGGGTCGACCGAAGTCAGCCGTCTGCTAGCCAGCCTGTCGAAAAACTTCCCGGACTTAGAAGTCGCATTGCAACACGGCACCTCATCCAGCGTATTGGAAGACATTCGCAGCGGACGATTGGATGCGGGTTTTTTCATCGACCCTGACGAGGCGCATACCGATCTGGCGACACTCGAGATTTCACATTTCAGCGTCTATCTTGCCGCAGCACCGGATTTGGTGCCCGAGGGGCCAGAACTCAACTGGGCAAAGTTGGAACAGCTGCCTTGGATCTATCCTACCTATAGCTCGTGTTGTGGGCGGATCGCCGAGCGCTTGTTCAAGGAGAACAACATTAAACCGGCTCGGATTATCAACGTAGACGATGAGACCATCACACGAACGTTGATTGCCAGCGGTGCCGGGATTGGCTTGGTTCATATGAGCAGTGCCGGAGATGATCCCGTCGGCGGTGATATTTCACTACTACGCGAAGTTCGCAAATCTACACGCGTATTGTTTGCCCATCTCGTTACCAGATCAAAAGACCCAATTATCAGCGCCGTACGCGAGCTGTTGGACAGCGATATGACGGCGGTGCCAGCCTAA